One window of Chamaesiphon minutus PCC 6605 genomic DNA carries:
- the rppA gene encoding two-component system response regulator RppA, with amino-acid sequence MVRILLIEDELDLGAEIERLLQREGYEIDRATDGDLGWAFLSSPDLIYDVAIIDWMLPGISGIDLCRRLRQQQQQLPVLMLTARNDIHDRVTGLDAGADDYLAKPFSTIELLARIRALSRRPAQFQSAQIKLGNFSLEVETHTLKHSKSAKISAVTLTRKEYQILECLMTNHGQIVPADRLRDRAWDLATDRASNVLPAQIRLLRKKLSQLPICLEIENIHGIGYRLNSPTSM; translated from the coding sequence ATGGTACGCATTTTATTAATCGAAGATGAACTAGATTTAGGAGCCGAGATCGAACGATTGCTGCAACGTGAAGGCTATGAAATCGATCGAGCAACAGATGGCGATCTCGGTTGGGCATTTCTATCTTCACCAGATCTGATTTACGATGTGGCGATTATCGATTGGATGTTGCCTGGTATTTCAGGGATCGATTTATGCCGTCGCTTGCGCCAACAACAGCAGCAATTACCCGTACTGATGCTAACCGCTCGAAACGATATTCACGATCGCGTCACAGGCTTAGATGCTGGGGCTGATGACTATTTAGCCAAACCATTTAGCACCATCGAATTACTCGCTCGCATCCGCGCCCTCAGTCGTCGTCCCGCCCAATTTCAATCCGCACAAATTAAGCTGGGAAACTTTAGCCTCGAAGTAGAAACACATACTTTAAAACATAGTAAATCTGCCAAAATTTCCGCAGTAACTCTGACTCGTAAAGAATATCAAATTCTTGAATGTTTGATGACTAATCACGGACAAATAGTACCAGCCGATCGACTTCGCGATCGAGCGTGGGATTTAGCAACAGATCGAGCTAGTAATGTTTTACCCGCTCAAATTAGACTATTGAGAAAAAAGTTATCCCAATTACCAATCTGCTTAGAAATCGAAAATATTCATGGCATTGGTTATCGCTTAAATTCGCCAACTTCTATGTGA
- the rppB gene encoding two-component system sensor histidine kinase RppB: METGRNVDRLFKRKRWLLTLTYASVMGCTLGLVGYAFDRIVTNLSYRSVEKEIASLASNIHDNVEYKLATPGKIPADLYARIPELCPIYLNCQTQWQQQHRHTLVNIDRHYASFIDTWGKTRATLGIHPNVPKPSLSSLENSRWDHFHDRMGKGYQQLTLEIHTPDNQVWGYLQVGRDLTDIHEYLNNIHLFLTIGIIASEFIVVVVSWYLAGLAMRPLSQSYQQMQKFTADAAHELRTPLATLQVIIENGRAEYQHLAPELTSWLDQIERQNIRISSLVNDLLFLSSLDRPDNKPNLEPCCLTEIVLDLVEEFAIPATAKSIDICSDLDLDAQIWIDGNSEQLYRMGANLVDNAIKYTPAGGKVAISLTQNLNDISLQVKDNGIGISDANKVLIFNRFHRIESKSSPPQHSTGLGLAIVKSIVDVHGGQLTVWSQVDKGSIFTVKFISSLKIN; the protein is encoded by the coding sequence GTGGAAACTGGTAGAAATGTCGATCGATTATTCAAACGCAAACGCTGGCTGTTGACTTTAACATATGCTAGCGTGATGGGCTGTACTTTAGGATTAGTCGGCTATGCGTTCGATCGAATTGTCACTAATCTCAGTTATCGATCGGTAGAAAAAGAGATAGCATCACTCGCTAGTAATATCCACGATAACGTCGAATATAAATTAGCCACACCTGGAAAAATACCAGCAGATCTATACGCTAGAATCCCCGAACTTTGTCCGATTTACTTAAACTGTCAAACTCAATGGCAACAACAGCATCGTCATACATTAGTTAATATCGACCGACATTATGCTAGCTTTATCGATACTTGGGGTAAAACTAGAGCGACATTAGGTATTCACCCAAATGTTCCAAAACCCTCATTGAGTTCTTTAGAAAACTCGCGCTGGGATCATTTTCACGATCGAATGGGGAAAGGTTATCAGCAACTTACTTTAGAAATTCATACCCCCGATAACCAAGTTTGGGGCTATTTACAAGTAGGACGAGATTTGACAGATATCCATGAATATCTGAACAATATCCATTTATTTCTAACAATTGGCATTATCGCCAGCGAGTTTATTGTCGTTGTCGTTAGTTGGTATCTAGCTGGATTAGCAATGCGCCCACTGTCTCAATCTTACCAGCAAATGCAAAAATTTACTGCTGATGCCGCTCACGAGTTACGCACGCCCTTAGCTACATTACAAGTAATTATTGAAAATGGTCGTGCGGAATATCAACATCTGGCTCCAGAGTTAACTAGTTGGCTCGATCAGATCGAGCGACAAAATATTCGGATCTCTAGTTTAGTCAACGATCTATTATTTCTATCTAGTCTCGATCGCCCAGATAATAAGCCAAACTTAGAGCCATGTTGTCTGACAGAAATCGTCCTAGATTTAGTCGAAGAATTTGCTATTCCTGCCACCGCTAAGTCGATCGATATTTGTAGCGATCTCGATCTCGATGCTCAAATTTGGATCGACGGTAATTCCGAGCAACTCTACCGAATGGGCGCAAACTTAGTCGATAATGCGATTAAATATACCCCCGCAGGTGGGAAAGTAGCGATCTCGCTGACTCAGAATCTTAACGATATCTCATTGCAAGTTAAAGATAACGGTATCGGTATTTCCGATGCAAATAAAGTGCTAATATTTAACAGATTTCATCGCATTGAATCTAAATCCTCACCACCTCAGCATAGTACGGGATTGGGGCTAGCGATCGTTAAATCGATCGTCGATGTTCATGGCGGACAATTAACAGTTTGGAGTCAGGTAGATAAGGGGAGTATTTTTACGGTGAAGTTTATTAGCAGTTTGAAGATTAATTAA